The following is a genomic window from Enterobacteriaceae endosymbiont of Donacia sparganii.
CTCTTATTTCTTTTATTAAATAAGATGCTGGAAATTTTGATGGATTATCTATGTATAAAATATCTTTATTAATTTTTTCTATTTGATATTTTACAGTAGGCATTGTTGTAATAATATTTATATTATATTCATTAAATAAACGTTGTTGTATAATTTCCATATGTAATAAACCTAAAAAACCACATCTATATCCATAACCTAATACATCAGAATTTTCTGGTTCAAAAAATAAAGCTGAATCATTTAAACTTAATTTTTTTAATGCATTACTAAAATTTTTATATTCATTTGATATAACTGGAAATAAACCAGCAAATACTTTAGGAATACTTTTTTTAAATCCAGGTAATATTATATTAGATGGTTTTAAAGATGATGTTATTGTTGCTCCTATGGGAATTTCATTTATATTTTTTATACCTAAAACTATCCAACCTACTTCACCACTATTTAATAAATTTAAATTAATTTTTTTAGGTGTAAAAATACCTATTTTTTCTACAAAATATTTTTTTTTCGTATTTAAAATAGTTATTTTCATACCTTTATGAATTTGACCATTTTTAATACAAACTAATGCAACTACTCCTAAATAATTATCAAACCATGAATCTATAATAAGAGCTTGTAATAATTCATGAATACTTCCTTTAGGAGGAGGAATATTTTTAATTAAATTTTCTATTACTTCTCTAACTCCTAAACCAGTTTTAGCTGAACATTTAAGATATTCTTTAGATTTAATACCTATAATTTCTTGTATATCTTTTTTTATTTTTTTAATATTTACAGTTAATAAATCAATTTTATTAATAACTGGTAATACTTTTAATCCCATTTCAATAGCAGTATTACAATTAGATAAAGTTTGTGCTTCTATTCCTTGTGAAGCATCTATTAATAATAAAGCTCCTTCGCATGCTGCTAAAGATCTAGAAACTTCATAAGAAAAATCTACATGTCCTGGAGTATCAATAAAATTTAATTTATAAAAATTATTATCATATGATTTATAATTTAAAGAAACACTTTGTGCTTTTATTGTAATACCTCTTTCTTTTTCTAAAATCATACTATCTAATACTTGTGATGTCATTTCTCTTTTAGATAATCCACCGCAAATTTCTATTAATCTATCTGCAAATGTTGATTTACCATGATCAATATGAGCAATAATTGAAAAATTTCTTATATTTTTCATAAAATAATATTTTTAAAATCCTATTTATATAAAAATAAATTTTAAAATATACATAATTATATTTTAATTCCTCTTTGTATAAGTAAAGCATTACTATCTAATTCTCTACCTCTAAATTTTTTGAATAAAATAGTAGGTTCTTCAGAACTACCTAAAGATAAAAAATTTTCTAAAAATTTTTTTCCAATAATTGGATTAAATAACCCATTTTCTTTAAAATAAAAAAAAGAATCAGCAGCTAATTGTTCTGCCCATAAATAACTATAATATCCTGCTGCATATTCTCCTCCAAATATATGATTAAATACATTAGTATATTTATTCCAAATAGGGAGTGGAGATATTGTTACTAAATTTTTTCTTATTTCTTCTATTAAATTAGATATTTGATTATTTTTTTTTATATTAAATTCATTATGAATTCTTATATCAAATAAACTTAATTCTATTTGACGCATAAGAGATAAAGCAGCATTATATTTTTTAGATTTAATTAATTTATTAATTATATTTATTGGAATATTATTTTTTTTTTCATAATGTTCAGATATTAAATTTAAAGATTTATTTTCCCAACACCAATATTCCATAAATTGACTAGGAAATTCAACAATATCTAAGAGTATACCATTAATACCTGATATATTTGGTATATCTATTTTTGAAGTAATATGATGTAAAGCATGTCCAAATTCATGAAATAAAGTTAAAACTTCGTTGTGATTAAGTAAAAAAATATTATTTATAGAAGGAGTAAAGTTACAATTAACATAAGCTACAGGATGTTGTAATATTCCATTATTTTTTAATATTCTAGATTGACATATATCCATCCAGGCACCACTTCGCTTTTCGGAACGAATATATAAATCAAAATAAATACTTCCATATAATTTATTATGAGAATCGAAAACATTAAAAAAAGTAACATTTTTATTCCAAACTGATACTTTTTTTTGCTTAAAAACTAAACCATAGATTTTATTAGTAATGTTAAACATACCTTTCATTACAATATTAATTGGAAAATAATCACGAATAATATTATCATTTATACCATATAAATAAAATTTATATTTTTCTGAAAAAAACGCTACATCCCATGGTTTAATATTAATAATATTATATTTTTTTTTAATAAATCTTTTTAAATTTAAAACTTCTTTTTGAGCTTGTTTTTTAGATAATTTTATTAATTTATATAAAAAAGATAAAACTTTATCGATTTTTTTTGCAGATTTATTTATTAAAGATTGTTCAGAATAAGAATTATATCCTAATAAATTAGATAATTTAAAACGTAAAGATAATTCTTTTATTATAATTGGTTCATTATTTAATTTAGATGAATTAGTTTCTATAGAAGAAGCTCTTGTATTATACATATAATATATTTTTTGTCTTAAATCTTTATTTTTACAGAATGTAATTATTGCTAAATAAATAGGATTATCTAAAGTAATTAGATATCCTTTTTTTTTTTTTAAAATAGCATTTTTTTTCATAATATTTATTATATGATTTGGAATACCATCTAATTTTTTTTTATCTAAAATATTTTTTTCTAATTGTTGAGTACTGTCAAAAACATTATTATTAAAATTATTTTGTAATTTTAATAAATTAGTAATTATTTTTAAATATATATTCTTTTTTTCTTTAGATAATAAAATTCCTGATAATTCAAAATCACGTATTATATCTTTAATAGATTTTATTTGCAATTTATTTAAATTTAAAATATTTTTATTATTTTTTACTTTTATATAAGCATTATATAAATATTTATTTTGTTTAAACCATATATTATAATTAGTTATTATTTGAATAATAATTTCATAATTTTTCCTTATTTCATTATTATTACATACATAATTTAAATGATTTATAGGTGAAAAAATACGATATAATTTTTCATCTAATTCTAATATTTTTTGACAAAAATTTTTCCAATTATAATTATTTTTATTTTTATTTAAAATTTGATCAATCTTTTTTTTAGTCTGATTAATTGTAATTTCTATTGCAGAAACCATACAATCATTTGTTATTTTATCAAAAGGAGGTAATAGGAAATCAAGTAATAAAGGATTATTCATAGTAAATTTCCAATTTTTATTAAGAAATATATAATTAAAATATTTAAAAAATATTTATTAAATATATAATATATTTTTTTAAAAAAAAATTATATTTTATATTAAATTATAGTAAGATTAGTTTTTAATTATAAAAAATAATTTTGTCTAGTTATTTCGAATAAACAAATTCCTGTAGCTACAGAAACATTTAAAGAATTTAAATTATTAAACATAGGTATAGAAAATAATAAATCACATTTTTTTTTAATAATAGGTCTTATTCCTTTATTTTCAGACCCAATAATTAAACATATTGGATATTTTAGTTTTTTACTATAAATAATATTATTTTTTTTATTACTATCTGTACCAGCTATATATATATTATAAGATTTTAAAATATTAATAATATTTATTAAACTTTTTACAAAAATTATAGGTATATCTTCTGCTGTTCCACAAGATATTTTTTTTACTGTAGCGTTTATTTTAACAGAATGATTTTTTGGTAATATAATCATATTAACATTAAATGCAACAGCATTTCTTATACATGCACCTAAATTATGAGGGTCTGTAATACGATCTAAAATAAGAATTAATATATTTTTTGATATATTTATAATTTTTATTATATCTTCTTCATTTAAAGATTTAGATATATTTATTATACCCATAATTCCTTGATGTATACTATTATTAGTTTTTTTATCTAACCATTTTTTATTTACTTTATGTATATTAATATTATATTTTTTTACATAATAAAATAATTCTTTTATCTTATTAGATTTTTTTTTACTATTTAATATAAAGATTTCTTTTAAAGAAATTGGTTTTTTTTTCAAAGTATTAATAATAGAATGCATACCAAAAATAATATCTTTCATATTATTTTAATGAATAATTTATAATAAATAAATATATCATAGAATATAAAAATTTCTTATAAAATTTATAGTTTAAATAAAAATTTTACTTAATTAATTTATTTTTTTTGTAATAAATTTTATAATATCATTATAAGCTTTATTAATATGA
Proteins encoded in this region:
- the rlmB gene encoding 23S rRNA (guanosine(2251)-2'-O)-methyltransferase RlmB; protein product: MKDIIFGMHSIINTLKKKPISLKEIFILNSKKKSNKIKELFYYVKKYNINIHKVNKKWLDKKTNNSIHQGIMGIINISKSLNEEDIIKIINISKNILILILDRITDPHNLGACIRNAVAFNVNMIILPKNHSVKINATVKKISCGTAEDIPIIFVKSLINIINILKSYNIYIAGTDSNKKNNIIYSKKLKYPICLIIGSENKGIRPIIKKKCDLLFSIPMFNNLNSLNVSVATGICLFEITRQNYFL
- the lepA gene encoding translation elongation factor 4, yielding MKNIRNFSIIAHIDHGKSTFADRLIEICGGLSKREMTSQVLDSMILEKERGITIKAQSVSLNYKSYDNNFYKLNFIDTPGHVDFSYEVSRSLAACEGALLLIDASQGIEAQTLSNCNTAIEMGLKVLPVINKIDLLTVNIKKIKKDIQEIIGIKSKEYLKCSAKTGLGVREVIENLIKNIPPPKGSIHELLQALIIDSWFDNYLGVVALVCIKNGQIHKGMKITILNTKKKYFVEKIGIFTPKKINLNLLNSGEVGWIVLGIKNINEIPIGATITSSLKPSNIILPGFKKSIPKVFAGLFPVISNEYKNFSNALKKLSLNDSALFFEPENSDVLGYGYRCGFLGLLHMEIIQQRLFNEYNINIITTMPTVKYQIEKINKDILYIDNPSKFPASYLIKEIREPILKCKILSPIKYIGKIIKLCITKHGIQRNIIYHNNQVILIYEIPMVEVIINFFDKLKSITKGYGSLDYSFLKFKKSDLMCINILINKKCVDALTTITYKSKIYAYSRLLVNKIKTLIPRQQFDIVIQAAIGKKIISSVNIKQLRKNVIAKCYGGDVSRKKKLIQKQKEGKKRMKNIGNIKLPSSVFLALLKINK
- a CDS encoding M3 family metallopeptidase, whose amino-acid sequence is MNNPLLLDFLLPPFDKITNDCMVSAIEITINQTKKKIDQILNKNKNNYNWKNFCQKILELDEKLYRIFSPINHLNYVCNNNEIRKNYEIIIQIITNYNIWFKQNKYLYNAYIKVKNNKNILNLNKLQIKSIKDIIRDFELSGILLSKEKKNIYLKIITNLLKLQNNFNNNVFDSTQQLEKNILDKKKLDGIPNHIINIMKKNAILKKKKGYLITLDNPIYLAIITFCKNKDLRQKIYYMYNTRASSIETNSSKLNNEPIIIKELSLRFKLSNLLGYNSYSEQSLINKSAKKIDKVLSFLYKLIKLSKKQAQKEVLNLKRFIKKKYNIINIKPWDVAFFSEKYKFYLYGINDNIIRDYFPINIVMKGMFNITNKIYGLVFKQKKVSVWNKNVTFFNVFDSHNKLYGSIYFDLYIRSEKRSGAWMDICQSRILKNNGILQHPVAYVNCNFTPSINNIFLLNHNEVLTLFHEFGHALHHITSKIDIPNISGINGILLDIVEFPSQFMEYWCWENKSLNLISEHYEKKNNIPINIINKLIKSKKYNAALSLMRQIELSLFDIRIHNEFNIKKNNQISNLIEEIRKNLVTISPLPIWNKYTNVFNHIFGGEYAAGYYSYLWAEQLAADSFFYFKENGLFNPIIGKKFLENFLSLGSSEEPTILFKKFRGRELDSNALLIQRGIKI